The following proteins are co-located in the Macadamia integrifolia cultivar HAES 741 chromosome 3, SCU_Mint_v3, whole genome shotgun sequence genome:
- the LOC122072996 gene encoding survival of motor neuron-related-splicing factor 30, with translation MQGGEELSIDELASNLSTYKEQLQQVRKLLADEPGNSEYADMEKELQEVIALTEELFSTAKQNEISGSEVGSDDANVLSHGQQYVGTSGYDMASNNILEPFEKLPVGSKVQAVWSEDGEWYDATIDAHTPNGYCVSYDEWGNKEEVDPGNVRPIQEGVVDALVEAERVAEATKQAIKRKIAQAATTDFQSRTLPAKLRIDPDDPEDVKAAKKKKIHAFKSKNRFEQLEVTQNKRQNAWQQFQTTKGRAKKVGFFSGRKRESIFKSPDDPKGKVGVTGSGKGLTDFQRREKHLHLKGGTVESED, from the exons ATGCAAGGAGGCGAAGAACTTAGCATCGATGAGCTCGCTTCGAATCTTTCAACCTATAAAGAACAGCTTCAGCAG GTGAGAAAACTATTGGCTGATGAACCTGGAAACTCTGAGTATGCAGACATGGAAAAAGAGCTTCAAGAG GTGATTGCACTGACAGAGGAGCTCTTTTCAACAGCGAAGCAAAATGAAATTTCTGGATCGGAAGTTGGGAGTGATGATGCTAACGTGCTTTCACATGGTCAGCAGTATGTGGGGACTTCTGGTTATGATAtg GCATCAAACAACATCTTGGAGCCGTTTGAGAAGCTTCCTGTTGGCTCAAAAGTCCAAGCTGTCTGGAGTGAAGATGGGGAATG GTATGATGCAACGATTGATGCACATACTCCAAATGGATACTGTGTTTCATACGATGAGTGGGGGAATAAAGAAGAG GTGGATCCTGGCAATGTAAGGCCAATCCAAGAAGGAGTGGTCGATGCTTTGGTGGAAGCTGAGAGAGTAGCTGAAGCTACAAAGCAGGCCATCAAGCGAAAGATTGCACAAGCAGCTACCACCGACTTCCAATCACGAACTTTACCAGCAAAGCTTCGTATAGATCCTGATGATCCTGAAGATGTG AAAGCTgcgaagaaaaagaagatacatGCTTTCAAGTCGAAGAACAGGTTTGAGCAATTGGAAGTCACACAAAATAAGCGACAGAATGCATGGCAGCAATTCCAGACAACCAAAGGCCGTGCTAAGAAG GTTGGGTTCTTCTCGGGACGCAAGCGTGAGAGCATCTTCAAGTCTCCGGATGATCCAAAAGGGAAGGTTGGTGTGACTGGCAGTGGAAAGGGATTGACGGACTTCCAGAGACGGGAAAAGCACTTGCATCTGAAGGGTGGAACTGTTGAATCAGAAGATTAG